In Rhizobium sp. ZPR4, a genomic segment contains:
- a CDS encoding pyruvate dehydrogenase complex dihydrolipoamide acetyltransferase — MPINITMPALSPTMEEGNLAKWLVKEGDKIKSGDVIAEIETDKATMEVEAVDEGTVAKIVVPAGTEGVKVNALIAVLAADGEDVAAAASGAGAGAAPAAKEAPKAEAAPAAAPASVSAPAAAPAPVASAPAANDGHRTFASPLARRLAKEAGIDVTAVSGTGPHGRVVKKDIEAAVSGGTVKAAPAAAPAAQPIAAAAPAAPKGMSDDAVLKLFEQGSYELVPHDGMRKTIAKRLQESKQTIPHFYVSVDCELDALLALRTQLNDSAPKSKDGVPAYKLSVNDMVIKALALALRDVPDANVSWTDSAMVKHKHADVGVAVSIPGGLITPIIRSAEQKTLSTISNEMKDYGKRAKERKLKPEEYQGGTTAVSNMGMMGVKNFAAVVNPPHATILAVGAGEQRVIVKKGEMVIANVMTVTLSTDHRAVDGALGAELLAVFKGYIENPMGMLV; from the coding sequence ATGCCTATCAACATCACCATGCCTGCCCTCTCGCCGACCATGGAAGAGGGTAACCTCGCCAAGTGGCTGGTCAAGGAAGGCGACAAGATCAAGTCCGGCGATGTCATTGCCGAGATCGAGACTGACAAGGCAACGATGGAAGTCGAGGCTGTCGATGAAGGCACCGTCGCCAAGATCGTCGTTCCTGCCGGCACCGAAGGCGTGAAGGTCAATGCCCTGATCGCCGTGCTCGCTGCCGATGGCGAAGATGTCGCGGCTGCAGCTTCCGGCGCTGGCGCCGGTGCTGCTCCGGCTGCCAAGGAAGCTCCGAAGGCGGAAGCAGCCCCTGCGGCGGCTCCGGCAAGCGTTTCGGCTCCTGCGGCTGCACCTGCACCCGTTGCATCGGCTCCGGCAGCAAACGACGGTCATCGCACCTTCGCTTCGCCGCTCGCGCGCCGTCTTGCCAAGGAAGCCGGTATCGATGTGACGGCGGTTTCCGGCACCGGCCCGCATGGCCGCGTGGTCAAGAAGGACATCGAAGCTGCGGTTTCCGGCGGCACCGTCAAGGCTGCTCCCGCTGCCGCACCGGCTGCACAGCCGATCGCTGCGGCCGCTCCGGCTGCGCCGAAGGGCATGTCCGACGACGCCGTCCTCAAGCTGTTCGAGCAGGGCTCCTACGAGCTCGTGCCGCATGACGGCATGCGCAAGACCATCGCCAAGCGCCTGCAGGAATCCAAGCAGACCATCCCGCACTTCTACGTCTCGGTCGATTGCGAACTCGACGCGCTGCTGGCTCTCCGCACGCAGCTCAACGATTCCGCGCCGAAGTCGAAGGATGGTGTGCCGGCCTACAAGCTCTCGGTCAACGACATGGTCATCAAGGCCCTGGCGCTGGCGCTGCGCGACGTTCCGGATGCCAACGTCTCCTGGACCGACAGCGCCATGGTCAAGCACAAGCATGCCGATGTCGGCGTTGCCGTCTCCATTCCGGGCGGTCTCATCACCCCGATCATCCGCAGCGCCGAGCAAAAGACGCTCTCGACCATCTCCAACGAGATGAAGGACTACGGCAAGCGCGCCAAGGAGCGCAAGCTGAAGCCTGAGGAGTATCAGGGCGGTACGACTGCAGTGTCGAACATGGGCATGATGGGCGTCAAGAACTTCGCCGCCGTCGTCAACCCGCCGCATGCGACCATCCTGGCCGTCGGCGCTGGCGAGCAGCGTGTCATCGTCAAGAAGGGCGAAATGGTGATTGCCAACGTGATGACCGTCACGCTGTCGACCGACCATCGTGCCGTCGACGGTGCGCTCGGTGCCGAGCTTCTGGCAGTCTTCAAGGGCTACATCGAAAATCCGATGGGGATGCTCGTCTGA